The window AGAAAGCCCAGTTCTTAAAGAGCTTGAAGATGACGGAGAAATTAAAATAGTAGGAGCAATGTATGATATTTCAAATGGCTCAGTTCATTTTTACGAATAAAACAGATACCTTTATAGTACTTGTTTCAAAATCTCTGATTGATCAATTGCTTTCAAAGCGGTTTCATAGCCTATTTTAAAAATATCTTTTAATCCTTTAAAACTAAACAGGCCATAATCATATAACTCTGGTTCTATCAATACGTCACACTGGTGAAACTTAATTTTATCTTGGTGATACTGGTTAATAGCATAAGCTCTTCCTGCTACATCATAAGAATGTTTAAGCTTGCGACTTTTAAAATCTACCTTATTAGTATAACTACCTATTTTAATATCACAATTATCTAATAAGTCTACAGGAAAATTATTAATTACTCCACCATCTACATACGTATTATTTTCAATTTCTACAGGAGTAAAAATACCAGGAAATGCCGCGCTAGCCAGAATAGGTAAATACAATTCACCTGTTTTAAAAATTTTTAGTTCTCCAGAATTAAGATCAGTAGCGGTAACCGTTAATGGAATGTGGAGAGATTCAAAACTATTGTCTGGAATAAAGAGAGAAATATGATCTGTAAATACCGAAGAGTTTATAAAACCAGCTTGTCTAAAAGCAAATTTTTTAGGGTGAAATAAATTTGACTTTTCAAAAAAATCAAAAATCTCTTCCACACTTATACCTTTAGCAAATAAAGCACCTACCAGTGCTCCGGCACTAGTTCCAGAAACCTGATGGATCTGTATACCGTTTTCTTGCAAGGCTTCAATAACTCCTGCATGAGCTATACCTCTTGCGCCACCGCCAGAAAGTGCTAACCCTACTTTCATTTATTTGTCTTTCTTCAATGGAACTGTTGGTTCTGGTTTCTTCAAAAATAAATAATATCCATTCACCACTAAAATTCCAACATTAGTAATTATAATAGGTAGGTTTGGGGAATCAAATAAGAATCCATAAATTATAAATAATGCACAGCCTAAGGAATTAACCGTTCTTAGAGTATTGATGCTTTTCATAAAAAATGAGAGCAATACTATAAAACTAGCTGCATATCCTACAAGATCTATCGTTTCAGTACCGAATTCCATTGCTATTTTTTAATTTGCAATATTAAAGTTTATAACTTACAAACGATTAGTTATTGCTACATATCGTTAAATTTGTGAATCTAATTAAGTCCTTGTCAATATGTACGAATACATAAAGTCTCTACATCTCATTTTTGTCGTTACATGGTTTGCTGGGCTTTTTTATATCCCTAGATTATTTGTGTATCAAATTGAGGCTCACGATAAGCCAGAACCAGAGAAGAGTATTTTACTAAAACAACTCAAAATAATGACCAGCAGGTTATGGTACATCATCACCTGGCCTAGTGCGATACTTGCTACAGCATTTGCTATATGGTTACTCATTCTAAATCCATACTGGTTACAGGCTTCATGGATGCATGTGAAATTAGGATTTGTTGCTTTGCTATTTATATATCAAGTAAAAACACAATTCATTTATAAAGAACTTCAAAACAATGTAGTAAAATGGACCTCAAATAGCATGCGTATATACAATGAAGGAGCTACGCTCATATTATTTGCAGTCGTGTTTCTCGTTATTCTCAAAAGTGCCATTAATTGGGTTTATGGCGTTGTTGGTCTTCTGGTTTTTGCTATCATATTAATGTTGCTATTTAAACTCTATAAAAGAGTGAGAGAAAAGAATAAGGATTAGTTTTAATAGTGTTCTCGCTTTCGCGAAAGCGTAACTAAAAAAAAACAGTAGAAAACAATACTGATAAAAAACTTATTCTTACCGCAGTTAAACATTAGTTGTTTTCTCCTACATTTACGTTTTTCAAATTTCTGTAGATGTACAAATCCTTTTCCAGCTTTTTTAGTTCCGTTTTTTTTCTGTTTTTATTTATTTCTCTTAACGCTCAGGAAAGAGAAAATTATTCTCTTTTGTGGGAAGTTCAAAACCCAAATACTAAAGAAATATCCTATGTATTTGGAACCATGCACTTGTCAGACGCTCGTGTATTTGAGTTTAGTGATGCCGTATTTCCTGCAATTCAAAGTACCGAGGCTTTTGCACTGGAGATTGCTCCAGATTCTTTAGAGGCAGGATTAGAAAAATATATGCTAGTCAAGAAAGATCTGTCTAGATATAAAAAAGTATTAGGAAAAGAAAAATATAAAGAGCTCGACTCAAAAATTCAAGGTGTTATCGGTATTTCTTTAGATAGTTTACAATACAATTCATTAGAATTTCTATCATCTATTCTAATACCAGATTTAACTAAAGAAAATGATGAAGAAACATTTCTAGATTTGTTTTTATACAACGTTGCCTTAAATGAAAATAAAGAGATAAGAGGACTGGAAAAAGTCGAAGATCAAATTATAGATATGGATTTATTATCTGATCAAGAACTTAAAGAATCACTTTTAGAGCTTCTAGAAGATCAAGAAGGTTTCTTTAGAAAAGAGCTGGATAATATGGTAGAGATTTATCATGGCGGCAATATAGAAGAAGTTTATTCTAAATTAAAAGAGTTTGAAACCGAAGAAGATTATGATCTTATCGCTCGCAATCAAGTGATGGCTTCTTCTATTGAGCAAATTACAAATCAGCGTACGTTATTTACAGCAATAGGTGTTGCGCATCTTCCAGGAAAGTACGGAGTTCTAGAATTATTGAAAAATAAAGGATTTAGAGTTAAAAAGTCTAAGGCTACTTTTAATAATCCCAACATGGACCTCATTGCACAAAGTAGTTTTGAATCATGGGAATCATACAGCTATGATAAGGAAGGTTATGAGTTAATTGCTCCACGTAAGTCTAATACTATAAAGACATCTTTGTCTCAAATCTCCTCTACAGGTACAGGAACAGATCTTATCAATGGTGTTGAAATCGTGCATTTGTCAATAAAGATTCCTGAAGATAAACTTACGGCTGCAGAAGAGATGATCATTTTAATGACAGACCGTTACAAAACCACTAAGGAAGGTTATGAATTTCAAGAACTCGATTCCTATAGTAAGAATGGTGTGGAGTACAATAGTATTTTAGCAACTAAAGAAAATAGGTTAAGTCGTTTAGATCTTTATCTAAGAAATGGAAGGGCTTATATTTTTACAGCCGATTTTAAAAATACTGCTAATTCTCAAAAAACAGCGAAACGTTTTTTTGATAGCATCCGTCTTTTTGAGCAAAAAGAAAAGGCTTTTGAATGGTCTGTTTTAGAACCAGAAAAAGCTGCGTTTAAAGTAGATTTCCCAGTTGACTTCAAAACTATGGAAAAGCAAATAGCAAATCCACAAGAAGAAAATGGAGATCCTTACAAGCTTACTATTTTTCATGCCGTAAATGCAGAAAAAAAAGAGCAATATCTCGTACGATACAATGATTATCCTTTAGGTTATTATCTTGAAGATATAGAAGGTGCGACCCAAGAGTATATAGAGCTTATTAAAACTAAAGGATTTAAAATACTAGAAAAAAACAAAACTACTCATCTAGGAGCTGTTGCTTATGACCTAGAAATAAAAATACTTGATACCATTCACGGTAGGATGAGAATATTCTATAGAGGTAATAGA is drawn from Nonlabens dokdonensis DSW-6 and contains these coding sequences:
- a CDS encoding patatin-like phospholipase family protein, coding for MKVGLALSGGGARGIAHAGVIEALQENGIQIHQVSGTSAGALVGALFAKGISVEEIFDFFEKSNLFHPKKFAFRQAGFINSSVFTDHISLFIPDNSFESLHIPLTVTATDLNSGELKIFKTGELYLPILASAAFPGIFTPVEIENNTYVDGGVINNFPVDLLDNCDIKIGSYTNKVDFKSRKLKHSYDVAGRAYAINQYHQDKIKFHQCDVLIEPELYDYGLFSFKGLKDIFKIGYETALKAIDQSEILKQVL
- a CDS encoding CopD family protein, whose protein sequence is MYEYIKSLHLIFVVTWFAGLFYIPRLFVYQIEAHDKPEPEKSILLKQLKIMTSRLWYIITWPSAILATAFAIWLLILNPYWLQASWMHVKLGFVALLFIYQVKTQFIYKELQNNVVKWTSNSMRIYNEGATLILFAVVFLVILKSAINWVYGVVGLLVFAIILMLLFKLYKRVREKNKD